The following coding sequences are from one Sphingobium sp. Cam5-1 window:
- a CDS encoding Mu transposase C-terminal domain-containing protein, which produces MAYYHTHGHSGLTDRPPLDVWIEQVTEHGRDWVRDPDHFQRAVGRYDEVQFRGDGFRIKEGLRYGTNGTNDRFPQSNEDFLHHFALARGTVAQTKKRTFDEVKVKYDPNDLSQAWIFDELTEEYVAVPCTTPRYSENLPLWLHERVKAYAKAQGLAFEEDNEMLHVREEYAKMVARHVPEADLADRRAAARLNDTQEAQTYLGDTAELLRIKSSPTGMETVVEHDVRTSTRRDAKRRMPRSAAGGAKGGDARRGGKGGRGSVNSRDRRDAPHSTPAPELTVAEQNRRDAAYGARRSDPSWDDSSYGS; this is translated from the coding sequence GTGGCGTACTACCACACCCACGGCCACTCCGGGCTCACCGACCGTCCCCCGCTCGATGTTTGGATCGAGCAGGTGACTGAGCACGGCCGGGACTGGGTCCGCGATCCCGACCACTTCCAGCGCGCCGTCGGCCGCTACGACGAGGTCCAGTTCCGCGGTGATGGCTTCCGGATCAAGGAGGGCCTGCGCTACGGCACCAATGGGACCAACGACCGCTTTCCGCAGTCGAACGAAGACTTCCTCCACCACTTCGCCCTCGCGCGCGGCACAGTCGCGCAAACCAAGAAGCGCACGTTTGACGAGGTGAAGGTCAAATACGATCCCAACGACCTCAGCCAGGCGTGGATCTTCGACGAGCTCACCGAGGAATACGTCGCGGTCCCGTGCACGACGCCCCGCTATTCCGAGAACCTGCCGCTCTGGCTCCATGAACGGGTCAAGGCCTACGCCAAGGCGCAGGGCCTCGCCTTCGAGGAGGACAACGAGATGCTCCACGTCCGCGAGGAGTATGCGAAGATGGTCGCCCGCCATGTGCCCGAAGCCGACTTAGCCGACCGACGGGCCGCCGCGCGCCTCAACGACACCCAGGAGGCTCAGACCTATCTGGGCGACACCGCAGAGCTTCTGCGCATCAAGTCGTCGCCAACCGGAATGGAGACCGTGGTCGAGCACGATGTCCGCACCTCCACGCGCCGCGACGCGAAGCGCCGCATGCCGCGCAGCGCTGCCGGCGGGGCAAAGGGCGGCGACGCCAGGCGTGGCGGCAAGGGCGGCAGGGGCAGCGTCAACTCCCGCGACAGACGCGACGCGCCGCACAGCACGCCGGCGCCCGAACTGACCGTCGCCGAGCAGAATCGTAGGGACGCCGCCTACGGCGCCCGCCGGAGCGACCCCTCCTGGGACGACAGCAGCTACGGCTCCTGA
- a CDS encoding ATP-binding protein: protein MTNPAPKPEKDEAENLPKARKAAPRHKRTTAPRRLDNARRTAEPLPSFNAHALYDPEAPAPIEGAASALVVSYPAAPLQPSTPPKQSDLAEEVGAKLAIFEDMVFPTPAQIATMRKMDTLRHMGLHQASSVQRRAYRFLQPSGAGKSTCAKLLKKSVENQPGRDPSKKPVLHVTLSTTGTPKSLATSILSAFGDGYAGRGEADLLLERVKLCIEEFGVELLIIDELNHFRQKHLAADAANTIKNILTLGWAPIVLMGTDEAQSLFANNRELKNRCAPQDILRPYDFTDEDNDLPVWIEFMKRIDAGMASRGILEEKSGLDDPTLAKDLCEASNGLIGEFHNIVLSALEPALLAGESHLSYDRLVEAIDAWCLADGTIDHNPLRLRRTGEAK from the coding sequence ATGACGAACCCCGCCCCCAAGCCGGAAAAGGACGAGGCCGAGAATTTGCCCAAGGCCCGCAAGGCGGCCCCGCGCCACAAGCGCACCACCGCTCCGCGCCGCCTCGATAATGCGCGTCGCACCGCCGAGCCGCTTCCGTCTTTCAATGCCCACGCCCTCTACGACCCTGAGGCGCCCGCTCCCATCGAAGGCGCCGCGTCTGCGCTGGTGGTTTCCTATCCGGCGGCTCCTCTCCAGCCGTCGACGCCCCCGAAGCAGTCGGACCTCGCCGAGGAGGTCGGCGCCAAGCTCGCCATTTTCGAAGACATGGTCTTCCCGACCCCGGCCCAGATCGCCACCATGCGCAAGATGGACACGCTCCGCCACATGGGCCTCCATCAGGCCAGCAGCGTGCAGCGCCGCGCCTACCGGTTCCTCCAGCCCTCAGGTGCCGGGAAGAGCACCTGCGCGAAGCTGCTTAAGAAGTCCGTGGAGAACCAGCCCGGTCGCGATCCGTCCAAGAAGCCGGTCCTCCACGTCACCCTCTCCACCACCGGAACGCCGAAGAGCCTCGCCACCTCGATCCTCTCCGCGTTCGGGGACGGATACGCCGGCCGCGGCGAGGCCGACCTCCTCCTCGAGCGGGTCAAGCTCTGCATCGAGGAGTTCGGAGTGGAGCTGCTCATCATCGACGAGCTTAACCACTTCCGCCAGAAGCACCTCGCAGCCGACGCCGCCAACACCATCAAGAACATCCTCACCCTTGGCTGGGCTCCAATCGTCCTGATGGGGACAGACGAGGCGCAGTCGCTGTTCGCCAACAATCGTGAGCTCAAGAACCGCTGCGCGCCTCAAGACATCCTGCGCCCCTACGACTTCACGGACGAGGACAACGATCTGCCCGTCTGGATCGAGTTCATGAAGCGCATCGACGCTGGCATGGCCTCGCGCGGCATCCTCGAAGAGAAGTCCGGCCTAGACGATCCGACGCTCGCGAAGGACCTGTGCGAGGCCAGCAACGGTCTTATCGGCGAATTCCATAACATCGTGCTTTCCGCCCTCGAACCGGCACTGCTCGCAGGCGAGTCGCACCTCAGCTACGACCGCCTCGTCGAGGCGATCGACGCCTGGTGCCTTGCGGACGGCACCATCGACCACAACCCCCTGCGCCTGCGTCGCACCGGCGAGGCGAAGTAA
- a CDS encoding sigma-70 family RNA polymerase sigma factor, whose translation MLHSDERLADFEAERPRLLRLGYRMLGSLSEAEDILQEAWLRWAATVQSVDTPAAYLTRIVTRLCLDQLKSARVRRETYVGAWLPEPLMGTIEEEETIADDVTLTLMLAMERLSPLERAAFLLHDVFDMALTDVARTLGREPAAVRQLASRARRHVQHARPRFTVEATEADRIARAFFAAARDGDATALSAILARDVEIHSDGGGKVIAFRNVVRGIERALRLFAGLRRKYTSAPTLLRTATINGLPGYVSIDRGDVLQTTALDVRDGRIAAIYIVRNPDKLRHLAAAFGTDRHPQHGPEGRELVASRRHANGSYPHIDAAIRTFAYRP comes from the coding sequence TTGCTGCACAGTGATGAACGTCTCGCGGATTTTGAGGCTGAGCGGCCCCGACTGCTTCGCCTTGGCTATCGGATGCTTGGCTCTCTCAGCGAGGCGGAAGATATCCTGCAAGAAGCGTGGCTGCGTTGGGCGGCAACGGTGCAGAGCGTTGACACGCCGGCAGCCTATCTGACCCGCATCGTCACTCGGCTTTGCCTCGATCAGCTCAAGTCCGCCCGGGTGCGCCGGGAGACCTATGTCGGTGCCTGGCTGCCTGAACCGTTGATGGGTACTATTGAGGAAGAAGAGACGATCGCCGACGACGTGACGCTCACACTGATGCTTGCAATGGAGCGTTTGTCCCCGCTGGAGCGTGCCGCCTTCCTGCTCCACGACGTTTTCGACATGGCGCTCACCGATGTCGCGAGGACATTGGGACGCGAGCCCGCCGCCGTCCGGCAGCTTGCCTCACGCGCACGCAGGCACGTACAGCATGCGCGACCGCGTTTCACCGTGGAGGCAACTGAGGCCGATCGGATCGCGCGCGCCTTCTTCGCTGCCGCCCGCGATGGTGACGCTACCGCGCTGTCTGCGATACTGGCGCGCGATGTCGAAATACATTCCGATGGCGGCGGTAAGGTTATAGCCTTCCGCAATGTGGTGCGCGGGATCGAGCGAGCGCTTCGCTTGTTCGCCGGGCTGCGTCGCAAGTACACGTCAGCACCGACGCTACTGCGCACCGCGACGATTAACGGCCTGCCCGGTTACGTCAGCATTGATCGTGGCGACGTGCTCCAGACGACCGCGCTCGACGTGCGCGATGGGCGCATCGCGGCAATCTATATAGTTCGTAACCCGGACAAGCTTCGTCATCTGGCGGCAGCTTTCGGCACAGACCGTCATCCGCAGCACGGCCCTGAAGGTCGTGAGTTGGTCGCGAGCCGACGCCACGCGAACGGCAGCTATCCCCATATCGACGCTGCAATCCGGACATTCGCCTACCGGCCATAA
- a CDS encoding SDR family oxidoreductase translates to MKIVIIGGTGLIGRPLVGLLRAEGHEVVVASPSTGIDALTGAGLAQALTDAAVMVDVSNAPSFEDAAALAFFRGTTTNLLEAARNAGLRHVVALSVVGTDRLQASGYFRAKLVQEQLITAGGIPYTIVRATQFFEFLSTIADAYTRDSAVYLPQIALQPVAAADVSALLAEIATAAPIGGIIEVAGPERAPLAEFTASWLGARDDPRRINVTAERDYFGAPANDCSLVPDENSRIAPTRFDEWLAARAAESAA, encoded by the coding sequence ATGAAGATCGTTATCATCGGTGGCACCGGGCTGATCGGCCGGCCGCTCGTCGGTCTGCTGCGGGCCGAGGGCCATGAGGTCGTCGTCGCCTCACCTAGCACAGGCATCGATGCGCTGACCGGCGCCGGCCTGGCGCAAGCGCTGACGGATGCCGCCGTCATGGTCGACGTCAGCAATGCCCCCTCGTTCGAGGACGCGGCCGCTCTCGCTTTCTTCCGCGGCACGACAACCAACTTGCTGGAAGCAGCACGCAACGCGGGATTGCGCCACGTCGTCGCACTTTCGGTGGTGGGGACCGATCGTCTTCAGGCATCGGGTTATTTTCGCGCTAAGCTGGTTCAGGAGCAACTGATCACGGCCGGCGGCATACCCTACACGATCGTGCGCGCCACGCAGTTCTTCGAGTTCCTATCAACCATCGCGGATGCCTACACGAGGGACAGCGCCGTGTATTTGCCACAGATTGCGCTCCAACCGGTCGCCGCAGCTGATGTCTCGGCCCTGCTTGCCGAGATCGCCACAGCTGCCCCGATCGGCGGCATCATCGAAGTGGCAGGACCCGAGCGCGCACCCCTGGCCGAGTTCACCGCCAGTTGGCTAGGCGCACGGGACGATCCACGCCGGATCAACGTCACCGCCGAACGTGACTATTTTGGCGCCCCCGCCAACGACTGCTCGCTTGTCCCGGATGAAAATTCACGGATCGCGCCCACGCGTTTCGATGAGTGGCTTGCCGCTCGCGCGGCGGAAAGCGCAGCATGA
- a CDS encoding carboxymuconolactone decarboxylase family protein, producing the protein MTDTKRLNWSEIAPVGAKALFGVHHYVTQKTDLPEELIHLVFLRVSQINGCAHCIDMHTRDLLKTMAIDKVVLVPVWAEVPHLFSDQYRAALAWAEEVTNISTTHASDEAYAAAAAAFAEKDLVDLTLVIAAMNAFNRLGAPFRLPVAAKP; encoded by the coding sequence ATGACCGATACGAAGCGTTTGAACTGGTCGGAAATCGCCCCCGTGGGCGCCAAGGCCCTGTTCGGGGTCCATCATTATGTAACCCAGAAGACGGATCTTCCTGAAGAGCTGATCCATCTCGTCTTCCTACGTGTGTCGCAAATCAATGGCTGCGCCCATTGCATCGATATGCACACCCGTGACCTGCTCAAAACCATGGCGATCGACAAAGTCGTGCTGGTCCCCGTCTGGGCCGAGGTGCCGCATCTGTTTTCTGACCAGTATCGAGCAGCGCTGGCCTGGGCTGAGGAAGTGACCAACATCAGCACGACCCATGCTTCGGACGAAGCATATGCGGCCGCTGCCGCCGCCTTTGCTGAGAAGGACTTGGTCGATCTCACGCTAGTTATCGCGGCGATGAACGCGTTCAATCGACTGGGCGCGCCATTCCGCCTGCCCGTCGCCGCGAAGCCATAG
- a CDS encoding AI-2E family transporter, giving the protein MTNFVEQSELVTQSEVPQPPARDSLERRVFRATAVVILTLAAAYVLWMLVDLLLLLFACTLVSLILLTGTNALRGRVRMPLSMALAVTVILFIAVIGGAFAFFGATMQAEFGELAQRLPTAWVGLQGRIAALPIGAAILERAQGLAPSSEAIVSAARTALAAVGGALSLLLIVLVGGVYLAAQPTLYSTGLLRLIPLSARSQSAETLDAISISLKNWLKGQALGMLFVGVATGLALWLVGVPAAWAIGLVAGLAEFVPYLGVLIAGVPAVVLGFGQGTATGLWTLGLLLAVQQVQGSLIMPLVQNKMVDLPPAITIFGIIAAGILFGVAGVLLATPLTIVVLVIVRRLYLHEDKEEVLASADAAEDRTA; this is encoded by the coding sequence ATGACAAACTTCGTCGAACAATCCGAGCTCGTAACCCAGTCCGAAGTACCCCAACCTCCGGCGCGTGACAGTCTTGAACGGCGGGTCTTTCGGGCGACAGCCGTCGTGATCCTAACGCTCGCTGCGGCCTACGTGCTGTGGATGCTCGTGGACCTGCTGTTGCTCCTATTCGCTTGCACCCTGGTCTCGCTGATCCTGCTGACCGGAACCAATGCCCTGCGCGGGAGGGTCCGGATGCCACTCAGCATGGCCTTGGCAGTCACAGTCATCCTGTTCATCGCAGTGATCGGTGGGGCCTTCGCGTTCTTCGGCGCCACGATGCAGGCGGAGTTCGGCGAGCTTGCCCAGCGGCTGCCGACCGCATGGGTAGGCCTGCAAGGCCGTATTGCGGCCTTGCCCATCGGCGCGGCCATCTTAGAGCGAGCGCAAGGATTGGCGCCCAGCAGCGAGGCCATAGTCAGCGCGGCGAGGACAGCTCTAGCGGCGGTTGGCGGAGCCCTGTCGTTGCTGCTGATCGTTCTCGTGGGCGGCGTGTACCTTGCGGCTCAGCCGACGCTTTACTCCACCGGCCTGCTTCGGCTCATCCCGCTCAGTGCAAGAAGTCAGTCGGCCGAAACGCTCGACGCGATCTCGATCTCGCTGAAAAACTGGTTGAAGGGACAGGCCCTAGGCATGCTGTTCGTCGGCGTTGCGACGGGCTTGGCGCTGTGGCTGGTTGGCGTGCCGGCCGCCTGGGCGATAGGCCTAGTGGCGGGTCTGGCCGAGTTTGTGCCCTACCTTGGCGTTCTAATCGCAGGGGTTCCCGCCGTGGTGCTGGGGTTCGGACAGGGAACCGCGACCGGGCTGTGGACGCTGGGCCTGCTGCTGGCTGTCCAGCAGGTACAAGGCAGCCTGATCATGCCGCTCGTCCAGAACAAGATGGTGGACCTGCCACCAGCGATCACGATTTTCGGGATCATTGCGGCCGGCATTCTCTTTGGAGTCGCCGGGGTTCTGCTGGCTACGCCGCTGACCATCGTGGTGCTCGTAATCGTGCGCCGCCTTTACCTCCACGAGGACAAGGAGGAGGTCCTCGCGAGCGCAGACGCGGCGGAGGACAGAACCGCGTGA